A region from the Pseudonocardia petroleophila genome encodes:
- a CDS encoding ATP-dependent DNA ligase yields the protein MDLPVMPPVKPMLAKPVAAIPDGQLYEPKWDGFRSIIFRDGDEVEIGSRNEKPMTRYFPEVVEAVKANFPERAVIDGEIVVLDREHNTLDFEVLQQRIHPAASRVTMLSETTPASFVAFDLLALGDDDLTGLPFAERRAALETALAGAEPPVHVTPLTRDSTLAQQWFEQFEGAGLDGLIAKKADQTYQPDKRVMAKIKHERTCDCVVAGYRVHKSGPDVIGSLLLGLFDDRGVLASVGVIGAFPMARRRELFTELQPLVTTFDDHPWAWAKQEEGERTPRKGEGSRWNNGKDLSFVPLRPERVVEVRYDYMEGVRFRHTAQFVRWREDRAPESCTYAQLEQAVDFDLGEVLGLP from the coding sequence GTGGACCTGCCCGTGATGCCGCCGGTCAAGCCGATGCTGGCCAAGCCCGTGGCCGCCATCCCCGACGGCCAGCTCTACGAACCGAAGTGGGACGGCTTCCGCTCGATCATCTTCCGCGACGGCGACGAGGTCGAGATCGGCAGCCGCAACGAGAAGCCGATGACGCGGTACTTCCCCGAGGTCGTCGAGGCGGTGAAGGCCAACTTCCCGGAGCGCGCGGTGATCGACGGCGAGATCGTCGTCCTCGACCGCGAGCACAACACGCTCGACTTCGAGGTGCTCCAGCAGCGCATCCACCCGGCCGCGAGCCGCGTGACGATGCTGTCCGAGACCACGCCGGCCAGCTTCGTCGCCTTCGACCTGCTGGCCCTGGGCGACGACGACCTCACCGGGCTCCCGTTCGCCGAGCGCCGCGCCGCGCTGGAGACCGCGCTGGCGGGCGCGGAGCCACCCGTGCACGTCACCCCGCTCACCCGCGACAGCACGCTCGCCCAGCAGTGGTTCGAGCAGTTCGAGGGGGCCGGGCTCGACGGGCTGATCGCGAAGAAGGCCGACCAGACCTACCAGCCCGACAAGCGCGTGATGGCCAAGATCAAGCACGAGCGCACCTGCGACTGCGTGGTGGCCGGGTACCGCGTGCACAAGTCCGGGCCCGACGTCATCGGCTCGCTGCTGCTCGGCCTGTTCGACGACCGCGGCGTGCTCGCCTCCGTCGGCGTGATCGGCGCGTTCCCGATGGCCCGGCGCCGGGAGCTGTTCACCGAGCTGCAGCCGCTCGTCACCACCTTCGACGACCACCCGTGGGCGTGGGCCAAGCAGGAGGAGGGGGAACGGACCCCCCGCAAGGGCGAGGGCAGCCGCTGGAACAACGGCAAGGACCTGTCGTTCGTGCCGCTGCGCCCGGAGCGGGTGGTGGAGGTGCGCTACGACTACATGGAGGGCGTCCGGTTCCGGCACACCGCCCAGTTCGTGCGGTGGCGCGAGGACCGCGCCCCGGAGTCCTGCACCTACGCCCAGCTCGAGCAGGCCGTCGACTTCGACCTGGGCGAGGTCCTCGGGCTCCCCTGA
- the mug gene encoding G/U mismatch-specific DNA glycosylase, with the protein MTRRRLPGPAELEAARTRTIRDVLPGPDDPPLRVLFSGINPGLVSAATGHHFARPGNRFWPVLHRSGFTPRQLAPAEQGELAALGLGVTNLVARATARADELTAAETVAGGKRLRALVAEHRPAWLAVVGVTAYRTAFGVRGAAIGRQDEAWGGTRVWVLPNPSGLNAHWTVEAMAGEFARLRAAT; encoded by the coding sequence GTGACGCGTCGACGCCTCCCCGGTCCCGCCGAGCTGGAGGCCGCCCGCACCCGGACGATCCGGGACGTCCTCCCGGGGCCGGACGACCCGCCGCTGCGCGTGCTGTTCTCCGGCATCAACCCCGGGCTGGTCTCGGCCGCCACCGGACACCACTTCGCCCGCCCCGGCAACCGGTTCTGGCCGGTGCTGCACCGCTCCGGCTTCACCCCGCGGCAGCTCGCGCCCGCGGAGCAGGGGGAGCTCGCGGCGCTCGGGCTGGGCGTCACCAACCTCGTGGCCCGGGCCACCGCCCGCGCCGACGAGCTGACCGCCGCGGAGACCGTCGCCGGCGGGAAGCGGCTGCGGGCGCTGGTCGCGGAGCACCGGCCGGCGTGGCTCGCCGTCGTCGGCGTCACGGCCTACCGCACGGCGTTCGGCGTCCGCGGGGCCGCGATCGGGCGGCAGGACGAGGCATGGGGTGGCACGCGGGTGTGGGTGCTGCCCAACCCGAGCGGGCTGAACGCGCACTGGACGGTCGAGGCGATGGCCGG